tatcttttttttttttaaacacaatattaTGATttgtatattaaattttttttttgttgttggtaTTTCTATTACAGGTCGCTCCTCCCGTTGGATCCAACAGAGGTCGTCAATCGAAAGCCAGAGGAAGTCGGGGAGCCCGCGGCGGTCGTGTTCGTGTGAGTATTTCCTAGaggaatatttttaattttaaaactgTTAAAAGGATTTCTGTCAACAGGTTTGGGCCTATAGAGATACGGACCTGcacggctagattgccgctagcatgttCGCAacatatgtgtcctatagggctgtgtggttttaacttaattaaaaaaatttttttatagatATAAATGAGTGTTCAAgggctgcactaaccttcctTGTGAGCAGTGCCTTTATATTGTTCCTTCCCTGTCCTGACATCAGCTTCATGCCGAGAACAGCGCATGAgcgacacattcaacactcatttacatatctataaaatcctttctctttatttaattaaaaccacacagccttTTATTGGACACATATATTGaaaacatgctagcggcgatctagccgtgcaggtCCTATCTCTATAGACCCAAACCTGCTTTAAACATgagattataatattttttttttattttagggttCACGACGCTCCACCAGAACGGATGAGGAGGAATTTGGTAGTTGTATAATTGACAATGaactcctcatccagatggtggaggaTAGACCACCGCTCTGGGACCACACAGACCGCCGCCATGCTGACCATCATGGTACCCGGCTCCTCTGGCTTGAGATATGCGAAGTCTTGGTGCCTAATTGGGACGACCTCAATGAGAGTCAATGGGAGGAGTGCCGTAAGTATACTCTAGTATAATGCACATGTGTACTTTTCATTATAaattggttttgtgtctggttgaAGTTGGTCACTCAATGCTACCTATAGTGAacatcaataatttttttattgttgttgtaGCAGGTTCAAACAAATACTAAACCATTTCTGATGTctgaaataaattattataatatttattttatttatttttttcttgcggACAGGGACTACAATCCTGGTGCGGTGGCGGTCAATGAGGGACCGCTATAAGAAGGACTACAACGAGGAGGTCAAGCGCCCGAGTGGttcaggaggaagccaaaagcGGCCGTACCGTTATGCGGCCGCATTAGGTTTTCTTAGGAGAACCCTACAGCTGCGAAGGTAAGCTGTAATGTTTATAATAATTATGAATACTAATCTCCAATCTATGTGTGTGGCCTAGACAGACTGTCATTTGACACTCTGTCTTGGACATTCACACATAGTTCCCTATTTGtccattaattttcttttttccttttacagCACATCTAGCAGTACTCGGGCGCAACAAGCTCCTCGTGAAGTCCTTCCAGAGTCCGGAGCTCAAGAGGCGGTCCCCGAAGAGCCGCCCACCGCGGGTCCCTCACGTCCTACTCCAACAGCTGGTCGGGACCTCAATGTTCCCCTACCTGTGCCCTCTGGCGACGCAACAATGGCCACAATGGCACCACTTTTTGAGGCATTGATGCGTCGCCAGAGGACCGGTAGGAGCCGTCAGGCGGACTACGAGGATCTCACAAGGCTCGTTTACGAGTCCTTGATGGGATATACCAATAGGATTGCCGCTTTGGAGGAACAAGTGCGACGTCTGCAGGAGGGGGCGGTGCATACGTCGCAATTGGGTCCTGTGCATCACTATTGGTATTCGTTGCTCCCCGTGATGGAACGATTTACGCCCGACCAGTTGTTTGAGGCCCGAAGACAGGTGGACAGTGTCTTGTGGCAAGTTCAACACCGCCCCACATCCTATCCcccatccatgccctatcccccatccatgccctatcccccatccatgccctatcccccatccatgccctatcccccatcaCAACCTCAACAACCCCCTACCCAAACTACCTACCCACCTTTCCTACCTCCTCATCCCCCATCCCAGCCTCCACATTCCACCGAGCacttttctcaccacttttctccttctcctcctcaataTTTTCCAACTAGCAGTTTCAACACTCCTTCTACTCTGGCTCGGTCAACTCCTTCTCCCGCTCCCCCATCCAGATTGAATACTCCCTCTGTTGTGCTTGCCACAACACACACTTTTATGTCCACAGGGGCACAGGAACGAGGGGGACCAACCAGTGTTGAAACCTCCACCACCCAACCTTCTACTCCCACCACTCCCACCGGTCCTACTTACAGGCATTtatagcctttttttttgtttttttattattctaaaaagttatttatattatttaaaaaaaattatttttaaaataaaaaagatattgtttataaattttatttgttttgtatttatttaattttttggtaaataaaagCGAACATCTCACATCGCTTTTGAAGTGAACTATACTTGGTTTGCTCCGACAGCGATGGGAGATTACTTTAGTGTATGTAGGAAAGGTCTTTAAAATTGTACGATCGCCAGcgaagcgacacaagtatgtgtcgctccgctggcgttgctcagattactacaccataacaggcctgataaaatctaccttcgccagtggagcgacacaagtatgtgtcgctccgctggcgttggtcagattactacaccataacaggcctgataaaatctaccttcaCCAGTGGAGCAACagaagtatgtgtcgctcctctggtgTCGGTCAGATACTACACCATAAAAGGACTGATGAAATCTACCTTCGCcagtggagcaacacaagtatgtgtcgctccgctggcgttggtcagattactacaacataacaggcctgataaaatctaccttcgccagtggagcgacacaagtatgtgtcgctccgctggcgttggtcagattactacaccataacaggcctgataaaatctaccttcaCCAGTGGAGCAACagaagtatgtgtcgctcctctggtgTCGGTCAGATACTACACCATAAAAGGACTGATGAAATCTACCTTCGCcagtggagcaacacaagtatgtgtcgctccgctggcgttggtcagattactacaacataacaggcctgataaaatctaccttcgccagtggagcgacacaagtatgtgtcgctccgctggcgttggtcagattactacaccataacaggcctgataaaatctaccttcaCCAGTGGAGCAACagaagtatgtgtcgctcctctggtgTCGGTCAGATACTACACCATAAAAGGACTGATGAAATCTACCTTCGCcagtggagcaacacaagtatgtgtcgctccgctGGCGTTGGTCAGATTACTATAACATAaaaggcctgataaaatctaccttcgccagtggagcgacacaagtatgtgtcgctccgctggcgttggtcagattactacaccataacaggcctgataaaatctacctgcgCCAGCGAAGCTACACAAAGATGTGTGGCTCCTCTAGCGATATAGAAGATTGAAATTGAGTATCAACACAATAATATATCTGCAGTGTAGCAAATCACGAATGTATTTCTCTTATATCGtgctaaaaataatatataattaaaaatttcaAATACTTAGAAAAACTATATTTATTGAAACACAAATCCAATTGAAAACTAATACAAAAAACTGTAAACCACTAAAATAAACAGAAATTAACTGTAAAtctcaaaaaaaatgaaaatgtttaaacaaatcggtcctgccagtccacccttcCTGCCTCCGAGCAAAAATAATCTGCAAAACAGTCTCTCATCCGTGATACTGCAACACTTGACCGTGGTCCAAAACTTTCAATGCTTGGCATCTCGCTGTCCTCCTGTATCTGTTCCAAATTCAGTGGTTCCTTTTtaaggaggtagttgtgtaacacaaCTGCACACTTTACAACCTCATCCACCGATTCCACCTTCATATGAATTGGTTTGGTAAAAATCCGCCATT
The sequence above is a segment of the Bufo gargarizans isolate SCDJY-AF-19 chromosome 6, ASM1485885v1, whole genome shotgun sequence genome. Coding sequences within it:
- the LOC122942145 gene encoding uncharacterized protein LOC122942145, encoding MRDRYKKDYNEEVKRPSGSGGSQKRPYRYAAALGFLRRTLQLRSTSSSTRAQQAPREVLPESGAQEAVPEEPPTAGPSRPTPTAGRDLNVPLPVPSGDATMATMAPLFEALMRRQRTGRSRQADYEDLTRLVYESLMGYTNRIAALEEQVRRLQEGAVHTSQLGPVHHYWYSLLPVMERFTPDQLFEARRQVDSVLWQMLLDAPNSDAFYAVCLEDVFSSAKPELEPGIQN